One Arthrobacter sp. StoSoilB19 DNA window includes the following coding sequences:
- a CDS encoding carboxyl transferase domain-containing protein, whose translation MPTKEKVRHLNATELLDAVVDQGSFVSWDTEPEQPDVSDEYARDLAKARERSGADESVVTGAGLIRGRRVALIVSEFSFLAGSIGHAAAQRIVAAVERATAEGLPLLAGPASGGTRMQEGTLAFLSMVKITGAVRAHRQAGLPYLVYLRHPTTGGVMASWGSLGHINVAEPGSLLGFLGPRVYEALYGEAFPENVQVAENLFHKGLIDGVVEPGDLADLVGRALDILSPGGPVAARPAPPETLNVRPSTVDAWTSIGISRRPRRPDLRQLLKVGATDALPLNGTGQGEKDPGLLLALARFGTQSCIVLGHARPLRKDAAGMGPGSLREARRGMKLAEELRLPLLTVIDTAGAALSQEAEEGGLAGEIARSLHELIGLESPSVSVLLGQGAGGGALALLPADRTIAAQHSWLSPLPPEGASAIVHRTTAFAPAMAQAQGVNVAALYANGLVDHIVDERDDASLEPREFCTRMARAIEFELGSVAGVPVPELVAARARKFASLGGS comes from the coding sequence ATGCCGACGAAGGAAAAGGTGCGGCACCTGAACGCAACCGAACTGCTGGACGCCGTGGTGGACCAAGGCTCGTTCGTCTCCTGGGACACCGAACCGGAACAGCCGGACGTCTCTGACGAGTACGCCCGCGACCTGGCAAAAGCGCGCGAACGCAGCGGCGCCGATGAGTCGGTGGTCACCGGCGCCGGCCTCATCCGCGGCCGCCGCGTTGCGCTGATCGTCAGCGAATTCTCCTTCCTGGCCGGCTCCATCGGCCATGCGGCGGCGCAACGGATCGTTGCCGCCGTCGAACGCGCCACCGCGGAGGGGCTGCCGCTGCTGGCCGGTCCTGCGTCCGGGGGAACCCGGATGCAGGAAGGGACGCTCGCGTTCCTGTCCATGGTGAAAATCACCGGCGCCGTCCGGGCGCACCGCCAGGCCGGGCTGCCGTACCTGGTCTACCTGCGGCACCCCACCACCGGTGGCGTCATGGCATCGTGGGGTTCCTTGGGCCACATCAACGTGGCGGAACCTGGGTCCCTGCTGGGCTTCCTGGGTCCCCGGGTGTACGAGGCGCTGTACGGCGAGGCGTTCCCGGAGAACGTGCAGGTGGCGGAGAACCTCTTCCACAAGGGACTGATCGACGGCGTGGTGGAACCCGGCGATCTTGCAGACCTGGTGGGCCGGGCACTGGACATCCTCTCTCCCGGGGGCCCGGTGGCTGCGCGCCCTGCCCCTCCCGAGACCCTCAACGTCCGGCCTTCAACAGTTGACGCCTGGACGTCCATCGGGATCTCCCGGCGTCCCCGGCGGCCGGACCTGCGCCAGCTGCTGAAGGTCGGCGCCACCGACGCTCTCCCCCTGAACGGAACCGGACAGGGGGAGAAGGACCCCGGGTTGCTGCTGGCACTGGCGCGTTTTGGCACCCAGTCCTGCATCGTCCTGGGCCACGCCCGCCCGCTTCGGAAGGACGCCGCCGGGATGGGACCGGGTTCCTTGCGGGAGGCGCGCCGCGGCATGAAGCTGGCGGAGGAACTGCGGCTGCCGCTGCTCACCGTGATCGACACCGCCGGCGCTGCTTTGTCGCAGGAGGCGGAGGAGGGCGGACTTGCCGGCGAAATTGCGCGCTCGCTGCACGAACTGATCGGTCTGGAATCGCCGTCGGTCTCCGTGCTGCTTGGCCAGGGCGCCGGGGGAGGTGCGCTGGCACTGCTGCCCGCGGACAGGACCATCGCGGCCCAGCACAGCTGGCTTTCACCGCTTCCTCCGGAAGGTGCCAGCGCCATCGTGCACCGGACCACCGCGTTCGCCCCGGCCATGGCCCAGGCGCAGGGAGTGAACGTGGCCGCGCTGTACGCGAACGGCCTGGTGGACCACATTGTGGATGAGCGGGACGATGCTTCTCTGGAGCCGCGCGAATTCTGCACCCGGATGGCCCGGGCGATTGAGTTTGAGCTGGGCTCGGTGGCCGGCGTTCCCGTGCCGGAACTCGTGGCTGCCCGGGCGCGGAAGTTCGCATCCCTCGGCGGCAGCTGA
- a CDS encoding dihydrofolate reductase family protein: protein MGKVVVMNHVTLDGVMQGPGRPDEDPRGGFTGGGWAVPRADQATVQKMGGRMGAGHAFLFGRRTYVQLLSSWNAQGGPFKDALNNTPKYVASGDPALKLEWPNSTLLRGDVPAAVKELRETFPGNLVIMGSGVLIRSLMAADQIDEYLLMIHPLVLGNGHQLFTGATKTPLRLLEAAHTATGVIMALYVPDQP, encoded by the coding sequence GTGGGCAAGGTCGTGGTGATGAACCATGTGACGCTCGATGGTGTCATGCAGGGACCGGGGCGCCCGGACGAAGATCCCCGGGGAGGATTCACCGGCGGCGGCTGGGCCGTTCCGCGTGCCGACCAGGCGACGGTCCAGAAGATGGGCGGGCGCATGGGCGCCGGCCACGCCTTCCTCTTTGGACGGCGCACCTACGTGCAGCTCCTGTCGTCATGGAACGCCCAGGGCGGTCCATTCAAGGACGCCCTGAACAACACGCCCAAGTACGTCGCCTCCGGTGACCCCGCCTTGAAGCTTGAGTGGCCAAACTCAACGCTCCTTCGCGGGGACGTTCCGGCGGCTGTGAAGGAGCTCCGGGAAACCTTCCCCGGGAACCTCGTGATCATGGGCAGCGGAGTGCTGATCCGCAGCCTTATGGCGGCAGATCAAATCGACGAGTACCTGCTCATGATCCATCCCCTGGTGCTGGGCAACGGTCACCAGCTTTTCACCGGGGCAACAAAAACGCCGCTGCGGCTCCTCGAAGCCGCACACACCGCCACGGGCGTCATTATGGCCCTCTACGTGCCGGACCAGCCGTAG